One window of the Pseudomonas sp. S04 genome contains the following:
- a CDS encoding putative quinol monooxygenase codes for MLKVIAQDFIQPEHIDTVRPWYAELVEKTRLEPDCIAYDLFVDQHDPGHFVFVEQWPNQAALDAHCQSEHFRRLVPQINQYQARECEVLLMDAFLPKSG; via the coding sequence ATGCTCAAAGTGATTGCCCAGGACTTCATCCAGCCCGAACACATCGACACCGTGCGCCCGTGGTACGCCGAACTGGTGGAGAAAACCCGCCTGGAACCCGACTGCATTGCCTACGACCTGTTCGTCGACCAGCACGATCCGGGACATTTTGTCTTCGTCGAACAATGGCCGAACCAGGCCGCGCTGGACGCCCATTGCCAATCCGAGCACTTCCGCCGGTTGGTGCCGCAGATCAACCAGTACCAGGCCCGAGAGTGCGAGGTATTGCTGATGGACGCGTTCTTGCCGAAGTCGGGATAA
- a CDS encoding amino acid permease yields MPVGNHQHHGETAQGGPLKRELGERHIRLMALGACIGVGLFLGSAKAIEMAGPAIMLSYIIGGLAILVIMRALGEMAVHNPVAGSFSRYAQDYLGPLAGFLTGWNYWFLWLVTCVAEITAVAVYMGVWFPDVPRWIWALAALISMGSINLIAVKAFGEFEFWFALIKIVTIIAMVVGGIGVIAFGFGNDGVALGISNLWTHGGFMPNGVQGVLMSLQMVMFAYLGVEMIGLTAGEAKNPQKTIPNAIGSVFWRILLFYVGALFVILSIYPWNEIGTQGSPFVMTFERLGIKTAAGIINFVVITAALSSCNGGIFSTGRMLYSLAQNGQAPAGFATTSSNGVPRRALLLSIFVLLLGVLLNYMVPEKVFVWVTAIATFGAIWTWVMILLAQLKFRRGLSVSERAALKYRMWLYPISSYLALAFLVLVVGLMAYFPETRIALYVGPAFLVLLTVLFYAFKLQPTNATQGAVSQAS; encoded by the coding sequence GGCCCGCTCAAACGCGAACTCGGCGAACGGCATATTCGCTTGATGGCGCTCGGCGCCTGTATCGGTGTCGGTCTGTTCCTGGGTTCAGCCAAGGCCATCGAAATGGCCGGCCCGGCAATCATGCTGTCCTACATCATCGGCGGTCTGGCGATCCTGGTGATCATGCGCGCCCTCGGAGAGATGGCCGTGCACAACCCGGTGGCGGGCTCGTTCAGCCGCTACGCGCAAGACTACCTGGGCCCGTTGGCAGGTTTTCTCACCGGCTGGAACTACTGGTTCCTGTGGCTGGTGACCTGTGTTGCGGAAATTACCGCGGTGGCGGTGTACATGGGCGTCTGGTTCCCGGACGTGCCACGCTGGATCTGGGCGCTGGCCGCACTGATCAGCATGGGCTCGATCAACCTGATCGCGGTCAAGGCATTCGGTGAGTTCGAGTTCTGGTTCGCCCTGATCAAGATCGTCACCATCATCGCGATGGTAGTCGGCGGCATCGGTGTGATTGCCTTCGGCTTCGGCAACGATGGCGTGGCCCTGGGTATTTCCAACCTGTGGACCCATGGCGGCTTCATGCCCAACGGCGTGCAGGGCGTGCTGATGTCCCTGCAGATGGTGATGTTCGCCTACCTGGGCGTTGAGATGATCGGCCTGACCGCTGGTGAAGCGAAGAACCCGCAGAAGACCATCCCCAATGCCATCGGCTCGGTGTTCTGGCGCATTCTGCTGTTCTACGTGGGTGCCTTGTTCGTGATCCTGTCGATCTACCCATGGAACGAAATCGGTACCCAGGGTAGCCCGTTCGTGATGACCTTCGAGCGTCTGGGCATCAAGACCGCCGCTGGCATCATCAACTTCGTGGTGATCACCGCAGCGCTGTCGTCCTGCAACGGTGGCATCTTCAGCACCGGGCGCATGCTCTACAGCCTGGCGCAGAACGGCCAGGCACCTGCCGGTTTCGCCACCACCTCGAGCAACGGCGTACCGCGTCGCGCTTTGCTGCTGTCGATCTTCGTGCTGTTGCTGGGCGTGTTGCTGAACTACATGGTTCCGGAAAAAGTCTTCGTCTGGGTGACCGCGATCGCCACCTTCGGCGCCATCTGGACCTGGGTGATGATCCTGCTGGCGCAACTCAAGTTCCGCCGCGGCCTGAGCGTTTCCGAGCGTGCGGCCCTGAAGTACCGCATGTGGCTGTACCCGATCAGCTCCTACCTGGCGCTGGCGTTCCTGGTGCTGGTGGTCGGCCTGATGGCCTACTTCCCGGAAACCCGCATCGCCCTGTATGTCGGCCCGGCGTTCCTGGTGCTGCTGACCGTGCTGTTCTATGCGTTCAAGCTGCAACCGACCAATGCCACACAAGGTGCGGTCAGCCAGGCGTCTTGA